aaaaaaacttggATTGATACCATTGTGAACAAACCCTGACTGGTAAGCATACAAAGTATCAGTTTAGTTAAAAATTTGATTtccataaaaacattattttgaggaatacaatatTGACAGGATCTTGGTAAGCAACACCACTAGTCTTGTTTTGGAGTAGGTTTCCTCTTGCAATGCTGCTTTTGTTGCTCGGGATCGAGTTTAATAATTGCTTGTTAAAAAAATGACACACCAATGTTGAACATGCCCATGTGGTGGTTTGTGTCTGAAGTAATTAGAAGCCAACACAGAAAAATCCTCTTTCGCGGTTTGTTTTTTAGGTGCCAGCAATGCACCCATAAGACTTTAACAGGTAAACACCATGTTTGAGTATACCTCGCTTATATAATACTAACagtaacattaacacacatttaccagtagGACGACTGTTTCCATTCATGCTTGTTCAAATTCTCACTAAATCAGGTTGTTCTTATGAAGGACACTAACGTTTGAGACTGTAGCTCAAATAACAGCAAAGAAAGTGCAATCACCTTTGCTCATATAGTATAAAGTAGAATGCTGGCCACAGATCTCAAAAGCTAATTCCACAGGCATGGTTTTCAATAAGCAAGGGTCATTTGCTGCAAACATCTGGTAACATTTTCTAGAAAACTGTTGAATTTGCTTCAAATTTGTCTAGAACTTGCAGGAAGTTTGCCCCCAAAAAGATTTTTGTATCAGCAGCCTTTATTAAACTTTTTCCATAcaatgtttcaacatttcaataattattttctgttctttATTTCAGTTTATTAGAAATCTTTCTAACCTGAAACCTATTGAAATGGGACCCGATGGTTGCGCAACTTTTACAATTGACATGGATCTTATTGAACCAAGCAGCAGGATTTTTATTTACAAGGTAAGACTCATGGAGAGTGGTTGTAATATTATGCACATAGAAACAAAAACCTTTCAATTGATCTATGTAGTGTGTATTCAGTTGATCACAATATAAATGTCTACTATAGTTTATATTACACTTGTAATCTGATTGTTGGTGAATGATTTGATATGTACTCTACCTGGAATTTCTTCTATTTAGGAAAACAAAATACTtggcaattatttattttggtaatgAAGATTTGAGTCGCTGTTTCCCCAaggtaaataacattttacattttgggcCCCAGGACGGAGAGATGATTCCATACACCAAGGAGTTGGGAGATTCCATGAAACACAGCCTTAAGATTGTGGGCAGAACATATCAGTTCAGTATTAGGGATCTTTTTCCTGACGATGCTGGGCTTTATCAATTGGATGTTGAGGATGTAAATATATTCTCCACCGAATTTAAGAGTAAGTTCAGCACTATTCACACACCTTAGGTCAATATGATCAGTATGGGCCTCCCAACCAGGAGGCTCCAGCAGGAGGTAGGGAAGTCCTTGTTTAATCTATCAACTCCTTGTGGTGGATAAGGTGACTGGAAGCCGACTAGGGTCAACAGTCTGCACAATGCGTCCTCTGGCCTGATGGTAAAGGGATGTAATAAGTAGCATGGCTTGGCTGGGCATGACCAGAGGAGCACGACCTGGTCATACACTTTGctgagttttttttaaatgtatctttTTCAGTTCCCATGGTGGACTTCCTTGTCAAGATTCAGGAGTGTCAGGccatggagagagaggatgcTATCTTTGAGTGTGTCCTGTCACAACCCTTCAGGAAGATTATGTGGGTGGGCAAGAACCTGCCACTGGAGGCAGGGGACAAATATGATATTGAGGTTTCAGAGGACAAGCTTATCCACAGACTAATCATCAAAGATGTTGCTATGGTGGACAAAGGAATCTATGCTGCTGTGGCTGGAATCAAATCTTGCAATGCCTTTCTTGTGGTTGAAGGTAAGACAGTGTACTTCACTGCTAACATTTTACAGTCACCCAACTCTGTTTGACTCCATATTTACTCAATCTCTCTGGTCATGTCTTTGGTTCAGCCGACAAGGGTGAACCAGGCAAAAAGAAACAACGTAAGACCACAAGGGCAGGAGGTGCAAGGGTTGATCTTGAGATGATTGCCCAAGAACAAGTGGTTAAAAacaaggcagacagagaggtgCACATGGAGAAGGTGAAAGCAATCGCAGCTGAGAAAACAGCTAATCCCCCTGCAGCGATTGAGCCTGGAGCTAAAGCTCAGTTCGAAGAGACTCCCAAAAAAGGTAATGACACAGATGACTAGTGACAAGTCAAATTGACCTTGACAAGTCATTTCAGAAAGATGGCAAACAAAGTTTGCAGAGGATTGCTTTGTGAAGTCATGAATGCTGATATCAAATGCATCAAAATCAGTACCAATCTGTTTTTTTGTTAGTCGGATTACTATATTCCTCTGTTAGTTTGAGGAAgctacattttattcaaattgcATGTGAGTTAAGTACATTTCAACATATAGATTTTCTTCCCCAATCAGGATAGTGATTGTCACAGAGTACATATTTTGTGTCACTTACATTGGTGTTTTACATGTAACATGTATCTTGATTTCAAAACAACTTACATTCCCCATTTTGTCTTTGCTATATCCAAGTAAAATAGATGGACACAACGTATTTTCCCATGTCATATTCAACGGAAATCGAACTAGGAAACTCCAAAATCTTACAGTGGAAATAAAagatctacacacccctgttaaaatgccaggttcttgtgatgtaaaagaatgagacaaagataaatcatgtcagagctttttccacctttaatgtgaccaatatttgattttattacagcactccgtctttttgggtaggagtctattagcacggcacatcttgatgtggagatatttgcccactttttttgcaaaagtgctccaaatctgtcagattgcaaggacatctcctctGCACAGCCCTTATCAGaccaccccacatatgttcaattggattcaggtctgggctctggctgggccattcaaaaattttaatcttcttctggtgaagccatgcttttgtggatttgggtcgttgttgtgctgaaaggtgaacttcctcttcatcttcagctttctaacggacgcctgaaggttttgtgccagaattgccttgttccagctgaagaaaaacaaccccaaagtatgatgctgccaccaccatgcttcaatgtgggtatggtgttctttgggtgatgtgcagtgatgtttttgtgccaaaccaaccttttggaattatcgccaaaaagttcaaccttggtttcatcagaccataacacattttcccacatgcttttgggggactttgtttttgcaaacttcagccaggcttggatttttttctttgtaagaaaagacttccatcttgccaccctaccccatagtccattcatatgaaaaatatgggagattgtacacagccagtacttgccagaaattcctgcagctcctttaatgttgctgtaggccacttggaagcctccctgaccagtgtTCTCCTCCTCGTTTCATTAagtttggagggacatccagttcttggtctctgttgtgccatattttctccacttgatgatgactgtcttcactgtgttccatggtatgtctaatgctttggaaattattttgtacccttctcctggccgatatctttcaacaatgaaatccctctgatgctttgacagctctctgcggaccatagcttttgctctgagatgcaactaagaaaatgtcaggaaaatcctactagataagcggaactttatttgtgattaatcagagtcacttgaaatgatggcaggtgtgtaatgacttctatttaacatgagtttgaatgtgattggttaattctgaacacagccacatctgcACTTACAAGGGGGTGTGCAACCAAGTtaatgtaaggtttttatttttcattttcccccctcgaagatttcagtttgtttttcaattgatttgttcacattataggtcacattaaaagtgaaaaacgttgtgacatgatttatctttgtttcattctgttagatcacaaaaacctggcattttcacagctgtgtgtagaccttttatatccactgtacatttgaaGTTTTTGAACTTGCTAATTTGTTGAATTTAAGAACCAGTTAGATTGTCCTAAAATTCCAGAGTTCCCTAGTTCCGACAAGCTGGAGCATTGCACTGCATGAATTTACTCTGTGATTGTCTATGTCAGGgatgtcaaaccggttccacagagggccgagtgtctgcaggtttttggtttttcctataaattggttcccagttcagacctacacaaccaggtgagggtagaaactaatcaattagtgacctaattaatcaatcaagtacaaggagagagcaaaaacctgcagacactctgccctccgtggaaccggtttgacacctctggcctATGTCATTACTCTGTACTCAGTGATTGCCTATTTCCATGTAGTGGGATGGTAAAATATCctgtaatgtaaaatgtagtTGTGACTGTAATTTATGTTTTGATTCTTGTTTATACAGTAGGATCTCCAAAACTGGGACCGGTATTTATAGGTTCTGACCCAAAGGTTCTGGATAATGTGGGTAAGAAAGTACACTTGCTTGTTATCCTGTACACTGTCATTGTGTCTATTAATTACTAGACTTTGAGGTGTGTAACACTCACAGTAATTGTTCTGCCCccgcttctgtgtgtgtgtggcacggTCCAGCCTGTTACATTAGCTTGGCAGATATCTAACAGTTTCCTAAAGACAAGAAAGAAGCCTGTGTATCCTTTCCAAACTTTACTCgaaaagtactgtaaaactgcAAAGAACAAAGAATACATCTCAGTATTTCATTCGGTTACAGACGTGGTTCAAGAACAATACTgatatattttctgttaaaaaCGTATGAAACAAATGCGCTAGCTTAATGCTAACCTCTATGGAAAATCCCATTACGATGCTAACGTTTAGCATATGCGGTCAAAAATGCGGTTAAAACAACTTAACTTCATTAACAAAGGACTTCATTACTACTATTTGTAGTACTCAATGTCAAGATAACTGTATGGGCTCGTACTTACAGGCAAACGTTTTTCTGGCCAACTTAAATCCAAAGAGAAAATATGTGACCATTTACTTCACCATCTATCATCGAACTGTAGCAAGACTGCTAGTACAACATAAACATCACGTTAGGAGTCACCACTAGAGGTCTCCCTTTCTCCAGATAAACAACAGAACATCACAGTAACATTGAGGGATAACTGTGAATTATACTGTGCTTTGCaaaatgtgatttctgttatctgTTTTGTTTAATACCATGATATCAGGCAATATTATGTCTATGTTTTAGCAACACGATAGAAGACATTGCTGTCATTCTcatgaaaaacatttagtaTACATTATCACGCACAATAGCTGACAAATCACTAGATTTTAAGagcaattaacacattttaatgaaattatctatttattttagtctaacctaaatgtttttctaattgGCAGTCTTAGTGGGTTAATAATACTATATAACTTTCTTGTatgtttacaaatgtattaaaaatccCATGCACCACTGTTTTTCATAAGAATATTGAAGAAAATGATGATATAATATCAGCTTTGAATTAAACCTTCTCATAACTGGTTATGATAAACACTGATAGGTGATGTAAAAGGACCTGGAGAAGGGGATGGAGGCAGTGCTACCAGTGGTAAGATACATATTCTTCCATTCAACCTACTGAGATAAGAGTAGCCTAATTATATGAGTGTTAACTTTACCTAATAGGTAACATTACATTATCATGCACAATAGCTAGATTCTAAGagcaattaacacattttaatgaaattatctatttattttagtcTAATCTAAATGTTATTCCAATTGGCAGTCTTAGTGAGTTAATAatactacaaacccgattccaaaaaagttgggacactgtacaattgtgaataaaaaaatgcaatgatgtggaagtttcaaatttctttattttattcagaatttaacatagatgacatatcaaatgtttaaactgagaaaatgtatcactttaatggaaaaataagttgatttaaaatttcatggcttTAACCCATCTCAaaaaaggccatgtttaccactgtgtggcatcccctcttctttttataacagactgcataCGTccggggactgaggagacaagttgctcaagtttatgaataggaatgttgtcccattcttgtctaatccAGGCTTCtcgttgctcaactgtcttaggtcttctttgtcgcaccttcctcttcatgatgcaccaaatgttttctataggTGAAAGATCTGgtctgcaggctggccatttcagtacccggatccttcttctatgcagccatgacattgtaattgatgcagtatgtggtctggcattgtcatgttggaaaatgcaaggtcttccctgaaagagacgacgtctggatgggagcatatgttgttctagaacttggatataactgtcagcattgatggtgcctttccagatgtgtaggctgcccatgccacacacacccatgcaaccccataccatcagagatgcaggcttctgaactgagcgctgattacaacttgggttgtccttgtcctctttagtccggatgacatggtgtcccagttttccaaaatgaacttcaaattttgattcatctgaccacagaacacttttccactttgccacagtccattttaaatgatccttggcccagagaaaacacctgcgcttctggatcctgtttagatacggcttcttttttgacctataaagttttagccggcaacagcgaatggcacggtggattgtgttcaccgacaatgttttctggaagtattcctgagcccatgttgtgatttccattacagtatcattcctgtatgtgatgcagtgccgtctgagggaccgaagatcacgggcatccagtatggttttcagGCCTTGACccttctctgaatctttggatgatattatgcactatagatgatgataacttcaaactctttgcaatttttctctgagaaacttctttctgatattgctccactattatttgccgcagcattggggtaattggtgatcctctgcccatcttgacttttgagagacactgccactctgagaggctctatttatacccaatcatgttgccaattgacataatacgttgcaaattggtcctccagctgttccttatctgtacatttaacttttccggcctcttattgctacctgtcgcaacttttttggaatgtgtagctctcatgaaatctaaaatgagccaatatttgacataacattacaaaatgtctcactttcaacatttgatatgttatctatattctattgtgaattaaatataagtttatgagatatGTAAatcattccattccttttttactcacaatttgtacagtgtcccaactattttggaatcgggtttgtatataacTTACttgttaataaatgtatgttcaCAAATGTATAAAGTAATCCCATGCACCACTGTTTTTCATAAGAATATTGAAGAAAATTATGATATAATATCAGTTTTGAATTAAACTTCTCATAACTGGTTATGATAAACACTGATAGGTGATGTAAATGGACGTGGAGAAGGGGATGGAGGCAGTGCTACCAGTGGTAAGATACATATTCTTCCATTCACCCTACTGAGATAAGAGTAGCCTAATTATATGAGTGTTAAGTTTACCTAATACGTAACATTACATTTGCAACATTCCACTATGTGACTGTATACCTCATAACAGGGGTGGGCAAACGTAGACATGCAGGCCTAATACTTGAGTATgagtataaaataaaacattattagaGAGGGTTTAAATAAACTCTCTAGCccaattttaaacatttaatactGAAGAAATGATTCTAGATCACAATGCGTATAAATAACTAACAAACTTTTCTGTTTCCCCCCAATCGATTTTCACAaagaaattatatattaaaaGATAGAAATTTGTGGCcctccattacatttttaaatcccaaTCTGGCCCTCGAGCCAAAACGTTTGCCCACTCTAGCTTCAATATTCAACAGAACATTACATGATCATATTTAGTACATTCCCTAGTAATGACATAGGAAGCCAATCACAGATGTTTATATATTGTGCTCTATAGAATGCAGCATTAACAGTGGACTGTCAGATCTCTTTGCTACCCGTGGCAAGAAAGCAGAACTGCTTTGTAAGATGAGCCGTGAAGTTGATGGTGTGTGGTTCAAGGATGGGGGGAAGGTAAAGTCTTTATAGTATACATTATCACTTCAGTGTTGACACAGTTAATTTGATTTAAATTCATGCATCAAAACAAGTTGGTCCTGACCTATTGACTACAGGCCCTAAAATTACAACTGTTAGCAAAGGTGTACAAAACAGGTCAATCAAACTTTTATTACTACATTTTGTCCACATTTGGTTTTGCCTTTCCAGTTATCCACCTCAGATAGGCTATCTATTGTCAAAGACGGAACCAGTCACAAGTTGATCATTCATAACTGCAGAGATGACGACGCTGGGGGATATCACTTTGAAGCTGAAGGTTTTAAATCAGAGGCAAAGATCACTGTGGGAGGTATTACTGCTGTACATCACCCTGTAGCTTATTCTAAAATTAATTTTGTTGGCACATTATTGAAGTATCACACCATTGCGTCTTTCTTTTATGTTCTAGATATAGCTAACTTTGATGCTGATGACCTTCACAAGTTCTCTAAGCCTGTGACAGTAAAAGCAGGTCAGAATGCATCCTGGAAAATGTCTTATACACCCCAGGACAACTTGAAGGTGAAATGGTTTAAAGAGGGCAAAGAGCTTATGGATGGTGGAGGGGTCAAGTTGGTGAAGGAGGCCAACCACAGCCGGCTGTTGCTCCGGGAATGTCTGCGTTCTGATGTTGGACAGATTAAGATTCAACTTACAAACCCATACGGCACTATTGAGGCCACATCGCGACTCAATGTCCTTGGTGAGAAAACCTCagactgacaaataaaaatgttatatagTGCATGTGGAGTAAAGATATTACATAAATCCGTAAAAACCTTGAGCAAATGCTTGAGGTCATAGCATAATATGTCTCCAACAGACAAGCCTGGCCCACCAGAAGGCCCGGTGAAAATCTTGGAGACCACCTCCACTTTGATTGAGCTGCAGTGGGGTGCTCCCATGGATGACGGAGGAAGCCCGGTGACAAACTACATCATTGAGCGCCAGCAGGTGGGACAGACCATTTGGAAAGAGATTGGGAATGTCACAGCTGACAAAACCACCTATAGGGACAGGAATGTCGTTCATGGCAAGTTGTACATCTACAAGATCTACGCAGTGAACCCAGAGGGGACCAGTGATGCACTGcagacaaagaaaacaatggCTGGTGTAATGAGTGAGTAGAATCTTAAGAGAAAGACCCTTTAGACCAGCGGGTCCTAACCTGTGGGCCAATTTGGGGCGTCAACATTTATCTTGATCGGATCAAGATAAATGTTGTACCAATCTTAACAGCAAAATCCAGAAGACATGTCTCTGATGCATATGAGGAAATTATGGTTTGACAATTATGGACtgagtcggaaaagggtggcttgcccacttcaggttggtggagagtgcctgcctcaagtggaggagtttaagtatctaggggtcttgttcacgagtgagggaaggatggaacgggagattgacagacggatcggtgcagcttctgcagtaatgcagtcgatgtatcggtctgtcgtggtgaagaaagagctgagccgcaaggcgaagctctcgatttaccagtcaatctacgttcctactctcacctatggtcatgagcttttggtcatgaccgaaaggacaagatcccggatacaggcggccgaaatgagttttctccgcagggtggctgggcgatcccttagagatagggtgagaagctcggtcacccgggaggagctcagagtagagccgctgctcctccacatcgagaggggtcagctgaggtggcttgggcatctgtttcggatgcctccggaacgccttcctgggaaggtgttccggtcccgtcccaccgggaggagaccccggggaagacctaggacacgctggagggactatgtctcccggctggcctgggaacgcctcggtgtccccccggaagagctagaggaagtgtctggggagagggaagtctgggcatccctgcttagactgctgcccccgcgacccggccccggataagcggaagaagatggatggaattATGGACTGTTATTACTATAGATAACAATAATATGAACCGtccttattattttttattctgcTACCAAATATGTTATCCTatcataatatatatttatatatagacatttacaaaatgggATTACATAATTTCTATGAAACCACCAGTTAATTATAGTTAAATTGTAGATCTAAGTGATTAGATAAATAGATAGCAAAACATAGtagtaaaataagaaaaattagaAGTGTTTGTATTGTTGTGATGGTGTGAGGGAGCTGAGCAAAATGTGGAGGTGAAAAACgaagaaacacaaaaagctGATCACGTTTGGATTGGTAGTCTTAACACTGCACCACACAGGCATCGgtttacacacaaacaaacacaaatatacaaTGGTGGCAGAACAAGGGCAACAGAAATAGTGTGTGTAATCAGGTGAATGGGGATCTggtgtgtgtagggtgtgttGCTGCCATCGTTCTCATGCCAACGGTTAGTACACTGGCGAGGAGGAGCGCCGGACAGGAGGTGGCTCCAGTGTGACAACTGTAATATTAGGATTAGTAGGATTATATCTTCTCCGTATGAAGTGTTTAACAAAGTAGAGATGCCAGAAATaagctttaaaaaaacaagattaTCCTAGGTCTGGAATAAAATTTAAAACCCAAGTGTTGTCATTATTATTTGCTAAATATATACCCAAACATTGAGAAAAAAGGACATTTATGTCTATAAACAAAGGTATTGTATGCCCAATTATTGATCCACATAAAAACGATTCACTATATGAATATCTAAGGTCTGCTACTTGATTTTTGTTTGGTACAATTGTGAGCTTCATCCATTTGTGGGCACTATTACctgtaattgttattatttaatgttatcatCGTATTAGTATTTGCTAGCCCACCGGAAGCTCCCAAAGTGCTAGGAGTATCAAAGAACAGCAtcaacctgagatgggggcctCCAGAGGACGATGGAGGGCTTAAGATTGATGGCTATCAACTGGAGAAGCGCAAGAAGGATACATCTCAGTGGATCGCCTTGAACCCAGTCACTGAGCCTATTAAAGGTCTGAACATCAGATTATACATTGCTGATGTTTAATTTTGGTTTAGCAATTATCGTTGCCTATAGAAGAACAGAAGTATTATTAAATTAAAGTACTGAAATATACTCTCAgaatgaaattaaaatgcaattgtTAAATGCTTTTTCCTGTCTATTTTTCCACACTAGCCCTGGTGTATACAGTGAAAGATGTGGTTGAGGGGGCTGAGTATGAATTCAGGATATCGGCAATCAATGTTTCTGGGGCTGGAGAGTTCAGTCTCCCCTCTGAGATGGTGTGTGCAAAGAATCCCAATAGTAAGTCTTCTCAATGATCATATGCATGCACTTTGTAGAAGTGATAGTGATTTTTGACCAGCAGTGCTTACCTTAACATGTTTTTAGCCTTAGGTGCTAAAAAGGAAATGCACAATGTACGCACAATGTGTCACACTTAGCATTGGGAGAATCTGAAATATAAAATTTTCAGGAACACAATATCTTCAACCTAGCTTAATTTTTCCCATGATGACCTGGTAACACCActtcatcatttattttatgcaGGC
This sequence is a window from Esox lucius isolate fEsoLuc1 chromosome 17, fEsoLuc1.pri, whole genome shotgun sequence. Protein-coding genes within it:
- the LOC105031223 gene encoding immunoglobulin-like and fibronectin type III domain-containing protein 1 isoform X2, with product MWKKQSKVTDQTANGQVGIKKKSKVPGVMITQYVEELPEGKSTPDFTRKPIALTIQQGKFAFFKAMVVGDPEPTVTWSRNNGDVSDTLKYVRKYDPVTQEHLFEMANVQPEQADMYKCCAANVFGRAVVTVILNVIEVGFKKQKAEAYTQEGSVGNFKSVLKRKSQIRPKTEAKKEDGEIDPKFWELLLSADKKDYESICAEFGVTDFRFVLKELCERKKEREYEQAQFIRNLSNLKPIEMGPDGCATFTIDMDLIEPSSRIFIYKDGEMIPYTKELGDSMKHSLKIVGRTYQFSIRDLFPDDAGLYQLDVEDVNIFSTEFKIPMVDFLVKIQECQAMEREDAIFECVLSQPFRKIMWVGKNLPLEAGDKYDIEVSEDKLIHRLIIKDVAMVDKGIYAAVAGIKSCNAFLVVEADKGEPGKKKQRKTTRAGGARVDLEMIAQEQVVKNKADREVHMEKVKAIAAEKTANPPAAIEPGAKAQFEETPKKVGSPKLGPVFIGSDPKVLDNVGDVKGPGEGDGGSATSGDVNGRGEGDGGSATSECSINSGLSDLFATRGKKAELLCKMSREVDGVWFKDGGKLSTSDRLSIVKDGTSHKLIIHNCRDDDAGGYHFEAEGFKSEAKITVGDIANFDADDLHKFSKPVTVKAGQNASWKMSYTPQDNLKVKWFKEGKELMDGGGVKLVKEANHSRLLLRECLRSDVGQIKIQLTNPYGTIEATSRLNVLDKPGPPEGPVKILETTSTLIELQWGAPMDDGGSPVTNYIIERQQVGQTIWKEIGNVTADKTTYRDRNVVHGKLYIYKIYAVNPEGTSDALQTKKTMAGVMIFASPPEAPKVLGVSKNSINLRWGPPEDDGGLKIDGYQLEKRKKDTSQWIALNPVTEPIKALVYTVKDVVEGAEYEFRISAINVSGAGEFSLPSEMVCAKNPNIKPTFKDTEDFMMIRAGNSVRIKVLYEAVPPPEISWMKDEMPVSSFIQITNTEGCSQLVIPSSKRTDSGIYTIMAKNKVGEASFDIEVLVTELLCPEDRTKDPKTEGPGECLYGGIV
- the LOC105031223 gene encoding immunoglobulin-like and fibronectin type III domain-containing protein 1 isoform X1; amino-acid sequence: MWKKQSKVTDQTANGQVGIKKKSKVPGVMITQYVEELPEGKSTPDFTRKPIALTIQQGKFAFFKAMVVGDPEPTVTWSRNNGDVSDTLKYVRKYDPVTQEHLFEMANVQPEQADMYKCCAANVFGRAVVTVILNVIEVGFKKQKAEAYTQEGSVGNFKSVLKRKSQIRPKTEAKKEDGEIDPKFWELLLSADKKDYESICAEFGVTDFRFVLKELCERKKEREYEQAQFIRNLSNLKPIEMGPDGCATFTIDMDLIEPSSRIFIYKDGEMIPYTKELGDSMKHSLKIVGRTYQFSIRDLFPDDAGLYQLDVEDVNIFSTEFKIPMVDFLVKIQECQAMEREDAIFECVLSQPFRKIMWVGKNLPLEAGDKYDIEVSEDKLIHRLIIKDVAMVDKGIYAAVAGIKSCNAFLVVEADKGEPGKKKQRKTTRAGGARVDLEMIAQEQVVKNKADREVHMEKVKAIAAEKTANPPAAIEPGAKAQFEETPKKVGSPKLGPVFIGSDPKVLDNVGDVKGPGEGDGGSATSGDVNGRGEGDGGSATSECSINSGLSDLFATRGKKAELLCKMSREVDGVWFKDGGKLSTSDRLSIVKDGTSHKLIIHNCRDDDAGGYHFEAEGFKSEAKITVGDIANFDADDLHKFSKPVTVKAGQNASWKMSYTPQDNLKVKWFKEGKELMDGGGVKLVKEANHSRLLLRECLRSDVGQIKIQLTNPYGTIEATSRLNVLDKPGPPEGPVKILETTSTLIELQWGAPMDDGGSPVTNYIIERQQVGQTIWKEIGNVTADKTTYRDRNVVHGKLYIYKIYAVNPEGTSDALQTKKTMAGVMIFASPPEAPKVLGVSKNSINLRWGPPEDDGGLKIDGYQLEKRKKDTSQWIALNPVTEPIKALVYTVKDVVEGAEYEFRISAINVSGAGEFSLPSEMVCAKNPNIKPTFKDTEDFMMIRAGNSVRIKVLYEAVPPPEISWMKDEMPVSSFIQITNTEGCSQLVIPSSKRTDSGIYTIMAKNKVGEASFDIEVLVTDEPNSPGEVALEQIVHGKVIVSWEASPDQKLDNRLHYMVAEHNSETRIWHTVADRIFSNSFTAHNILTGREYHYKIYAKNDMGISDPSMSPTWGANSNKMSTDTNAPVAVSFERPPSVLVPLKVHSPPKGYQLYMTCAIRGCPAPTVTWHLNDVCINGDNNYYITNSYGVCSIYILRVQPKDAGEYKVVAVNSFGKAECSTTLVVKD